The following DNA comes from Marinilactibacillus sp. Marseille-P9653.
CGACAATGGCTGAAAGGCGCTATGTTTTTGGTACTGACAATAGCTTTTGGCTTTGTCTTTGCAGATTTACTCAATATTGGTTTATGGGGAATTGTGACACTTGGTACAGAAGTTCCTCGAGATAATTCTGTTTTCCTATTAGCACAGGGAATTTTAGCAGTAATCGTCGTCGCGTTTGGTATAGCTTTCTATGGATTCAACATAAGAGATGCATACCGAGTGGGAAAAAGAAGAGATGAGTCATTACCTTTATTCACTTTAAAAGAACAATATCTCAATTTAATAGATCAAGGTTATCCGTATTTAATTAGTGGACCGGCGTTATTATTACTGATCTTTTCAGTTGTTTTTCCAATTTTATTCAGTTTCTCAATCGCTTTTACAAACTATAATCTTTATAATTCTCCTCCTGCTAATTTAATTAACTGGGTAGGTTTCGACACATTTATTCAAATATTTACAGTAGATATTTGGAGAACCACATTTTTTGATGTACTTAGTTGGACAATCATCTGGACATTATTGGCAACAACGCTGCAAGTTAGTATAGGAATTTTCTTAGCAGTTCTAGTGAATCAAAAAGACCTTAAGTTTAAAAAGCTGATCCGAACTATTTTAGTATTACCGTGGGCAGTACCAGGATTTGTAACTATCCTAATTTTTGCAGGACTATTTAATGATAGTTTTGGTGTAATCAA
Coding sequences within:
- a CDS encoding sugar ABC transporter permease; this translates as MQHKNKAALLSLVPGLGQLYNRQWLKGAMFLVLTIAFGFVFADLLNIGLWGIVTLGTEVPRDNSVFLLAQGILAVIVVAFGIAFYGFNIRDAYRVGKRRDESLPLFTLKEQYLNLIDQGYPYLISGPALLLLIFSVVFPILFSFSIAFTNYNLYNSPPANLINWVGFDTFIQIFTVDIWRTTFFDVLSWTIIWTLLATTLQVSIGIFLAVLVNQKDLKFKKLIRTILVLPWAVPGFVTILIFAGLFNDSFGVINTGLLSFFGIEAIPWLTNPFWSRVALIGIQGWLGFPYVFIVTTGVLQSIPDDLYEAAIIDGASAIQKFKTITLPLIFISISPIIITQYTFNFNNFNIIYLFNGGGPAVSGSNAGGTDILVSWIYSLTMSSSQFALAAALTILLSIFVISIALWQFRRTKSFKGVN